The Candidatus Rokuibacteriota bacterium genome segment GAGCGCCTCCTCGACGTCAAGAACCTCCGAAAGCACTTCCCGATCCGGAAGGGCATCCTGCGCCGGGTGGTGGGGCAGGTGCGCGCGGTGGACGACGTCTCCTTCCACGTGGACCGCGGCGAGACGCTGGCGCTGGTCGGCGAGAGCGGCTGCGGCAAGACCACGACGTCGCGCTGCATCCTGCGGGCGCTGTCGCCGACCGGGGGGCAGATCCTCTTCCGCGCCGAGGGCGGCCACGTGCTCGACGTCGCGGCGCTCGGGCGCCGTGACCTCCGCCCGCTTCGCCGGCAGATGCAGATGATCTTCCAGGATCCGTTCTCCTCGCTCAACCCGCGGCGGACGCTTCTCGACATCGTGGCCGAGCCGCTCGTGGCCAACGGCATCGGCACCAAGCAGGAGCGGGTGGACCGCGTGGTCGAGCTGCTGCGGCTGGTGGGCCTGCGGCCCGAGTACATGCGCCGCTACCCGCACGCCTTCAGCGGCGGCCAGCGCCAGCGGGTCGGCATCGCGCGCGCACTCGCCGTCAACCCGAGCCTCGTCG includes the following:
- a CDS encoding ATP-binding cassette domain-containing protein; this translates as MSERLLDVKNLRKHFPIRKGILRRVVGQVRAVDDVSFHVDRGETLALVGESGCGKTTTSRCILRALSPTGGQILFRAEGGHVLDVAALGRRDLRPLRRQMQMIFQDPFSSLNPRRTLLDIVAEPLVANGIGTKQERVDRVVELLRLVGLRPEYMRRYPHAFSGGQRQRVGIARALAVNPSLVVADEPVSALDVSVQAQILNLLQDLQAKLGLTYLFVAHDLSVVRLVSDRVAVMYVGRIVELAPTEALFAAPKHPYTEALLAAVPKPDPRLRARRILLEGEVADPSNPPAGCHFHPRCSYAVEQCRVETPALTEIAPGHAVSCHRAQELSLRGVVE